In Myxococcus stipitatus, the following are encoded in one genomic region:
- a CDS encoding tetratricopeptide repeat protein codes for MHRPLVVLCAVLVVGCASQSRTLSRTAEPPSFLSPAQIVKRMEASAVQYRVEGKDSPPGGWAEQLWPLRVAPHDAPRVVEEKGERVVTDWPGNPPAVNALLAEAEPHFEARRYAEAGKLYEQATRVCPDCYLAWNFRGDAALFSGDPASALEHYRRAIHINPNDHRSWFFQGNALARLGRFKEALDSWAWCLVLNPRYPIIRDMFRNNADLGLAILDDAIVPRGFATREGESVSVQFDPDHDPSWLAFANCKALWLGEPSHRTEMTGSADERFSTLEEVECLGSALVVHGSRKEQEEQAASDPSLERLAAITEDGMLTEAVLFEVGTRIHPQIVLTLDDDVRQRLKTYVLKHVLVAVPTAGGHDL; via the coding sequence GTGCATCGCCCCCTCGTGGTCCTGTGTGCCGTGCTCGTGGTCGGTTGTGCTTCGCAGTCCCGCACGCTGTCGCGCACGGCGGAGCCGCCGTCCTTCCTCAGTCCCGCGCAAATCGTGAAGAGGATGGAGGCCTCCGCGGTGCAGTACCGCGTCGAGGGCAAGGACTCACCGCCCGGGGGATGGGCGGAGCAGCTGTGGCCGCTGCGGGTGGCTCCTCACGATGCGCCCCGAGTCGTGGAGGAGAAGGGGGAGCGCGTCGTCACCGACTGGCCCGGGAATCCTCCGGCGGTCAACGCGCTGCTGGCTGAGGCGGAGCCGCACTTCGAGGCGCGGCGGTACGCGGAGGCGGGCAAGTTGTATGAGCAGGCCACGCGTGTCTGCCCGGACTGCTACCTCGCCTGGAACTTCCGTGGAGACGCCGCGCTCTTCTCAGGCGACCCGGCCTCGGCGCTGGAGCACTACCGCCGGGCGATTCACATCAACCCGAACGACCACCGCTCATGGTTCTTCCAAGGCAACGCGCTCGCGAGGCTGGGCCGCTTCAAGGAGGCCCTCGACTCCTGGGCCTGGTGCCTGGTGCTCAACCCGCGCTACCCCATCATCCGAGACATGTTCCGGAACAACGCGGACCTGGGACTCGCCATTCTCGACGACGCCATCGTCCCACGTGGCTTCGCCACCAGGGAGGGGGAGTCCGTCTCCGTCCAGTTCGACCCGGACCATGACCCGTCCTGGCTCGCGTTCGCCAACTGCAAGGCGCTGTGGCTGGGGGAGCCTTCGCATCGCACGGAGATGACGGGCTCCGCCGACGAGCGCTTCTCGACGCTGGAAGAGGTCGAGTGTCTGGGCTCGGCGCTCGTCGTTCATGGAAGCCGGAAGGAGCAGGAGGAGCAGGCCGCCTCCGACCCCAGCCTGGAGCGGCTGGCCGCCATCACCGAGGATGGGATGCTGACGGAGGCGGTGCTCTTCGAGGTCGGTACTCGCATCCACCCTCAAATCGTCCTCACCCTCGACGACGACGTGCGCCAGCGTCTCAAGACGTACGTGCTCAAGCACGTCCTGGTGGCCGTCCCGACGGCGGGAGGCCATGACCTGTGA
- a CDS encoding hybrid sensor histidine kinase/response regulator, giving the protein MLATLVAVPAAVADEVERAVRASGAGQTCHVLCVTGTDVIAAPVEEGLLVTWDAGGSLDEVLEGVRRLHALRVASRTHLVVLTSRDDAQTQALAEAGADECVASPGQGWGTRLVALRRRLETETGEHDLRALRRTSAFLRSALDAVPEPLFVKDRQHRWVALNSAFCRVMGHPAEALLGRSDHEFVPTHEADSFWRNDEQVFRTGTPDESEETLTDRTGVSRVLVTKKATFSGSGETFLVGIIRDVTDRKRLESQLLLAERMASVGTLAAGVAHEINNPLAYVSSNLAYVRDLLALPELSTEQLPELREVVAEALDGAARVCAIVRDLRTFARGDEERHGPVDVMRAVEGALRLVRNELTHRARVVCSLEPVPPVHGNEVRLGQVVLNLLVNALQALPPRPAEENRVRVSLRAGRVGQVELEVTDNGSGMTPEVQRRIFDPFFTTRPVGEGTGLGLSICHTLVQAMGGRIEVSSALDWGTTFRVVLPSLSVGTVAAPESAVLGGSVALAERRRLLLIDDEPSVGNSVTRLVRDVYEVHSVQDAREALRRLSTGERFDAILCDLMMPGMSGMDFVEELERLLPELVRRTGLMTGGAFTAQAREFVGRHSRGLLEKPFERERLCDFVEHLLP; this is encoded by the coding sequence GTGCTCGCGACACTGGTGGCGGTGCCTGCGGCGGTGGCGGATGAGGTGGAGCGTGCCGTTCGCGCCTCTGGAGCGGGACAGACCTGCCATGTGCTGTGTGTGACGGGCACGGATGTGATTGCCGCTCCGGTGGAGGAGGGGCTGCTCGTCACCTGGGATGCGGGAGGCTCGCTGGACGAAGTGCTGGAGGGTGTGCGCCGGCTGCACGCGCTCCGGGTGGCATCGCGAACACATCTGGTGGTGTTGACGTCGCGCGACGATGCGCAGACGCAGGCGCTCGCTGAGGCGGGAGCGGACGAGTGTGTTGCGTCACCCGGTCAAGGCTGGGGCACGCGGCTGGTGGCGCTGCGAAGGCGGTTGGAGACGGAGACGGGTGAGCATGACCTGCGCGCGCTGCGGCGCACGAGTGCGTTCCTCCGCAGTGCCCTGGACGCGGTCCCCGAGCCGCTCTTCGTCAAGGACCGGCAGCACCGCTGGGTGGCGCTCAACAGCGCCTTCTGCCGGGTCATGGGGCATCCCGCGGAGGCACTGCTGGGCAGGTCGGACCATGAGTTCGTCCCCACGCACGAGGCCGACAGCTTCTGGCGCAACGACGAGCAGGTCTTCCGCACGGGGACCCCCGACGAGAGCGAGGAGACGCTCACGGACAGGACGGGTGTCTCCCGAGTGTTGGTGACGAAGAAGGCGACGTTCAGTGGCTCGGGGGAGACCTTCCTCGTGGGCATCATCCGCGATGTCACCGACCGCAAGCGTCTGGAGTCGCAGCTCCTGCTCGCGGAGCGCATGGCGTCGGTGGGGACACTGGCGGCGGGAGTCGCGCACGAAATCAACAACCCGCTGGCCTATGTCAGCTCCAACCTCGCGTATGTGAGGGACCTGCTCGCGTTGCCGGAGCTGTCCACCGAGCAGCTCCCGGAGTTGCGGGAGGTGGTGGCCGAGGCGCTGGATGGCGCGGCGCGTGTCTGCGCCATCGTCCGGGACCTGCGCACCTTCGCGCGAGGGGACGAGGAGCGCCACGGCCCTGTCGACGTGATGCGCGCGGTGGAAGGGGCCCTTCGCCTGGTGCGCAACGAGCTGACGCATCGGGCGCGGGTGGTGTGCTCGCTGGAGCCGGTGCCTCCCGTTCACGGCAACGAGGTGCGGCTGGGGCAGGTGGTCCTCAACCTGTTGGTGAATGCCCTCCAGGCGCTGCCGCCGCGTCCCGCGGAGGAGAACCGCGTGCGTGTCAGCCTCCGCGCGGGGCGCGTGGGCCAGGTGGAGCTGGAGGTCACCGACAACGGGTCGGGCATGACGCCTGAGGTCCAACGGCGCATCTTCGACCCGTTCTTCACGACGCGGCCGGTGGGCGAGGGGACGGGGTTGGGGTTGTCCATCTGCCACACGCTGGTGCAGGCGATGGGGGGCCGCATCGAGGTGAGCAGCGCCTTGGATTGGGGGACCACCTTCCGCGTGGTGCTGCCGTCCCTCTCGGTGGGGACGGTGGCGGCGCCGGAGTCGGCGGTGCTCGGGGGCTCGGTGGCGCTGGCGGAGCGTCGGAGGCTGCTGCTCATCGACGATGAGCCCTCGGTGGGAAACTCAGTGACGCGGTTGGTGCGGGACGTGTACGAGGTCCACTCGGTCCAGGATGCGCGCGAGGCCCTTCGCCGGCTCTCCACCGGCGAGCGGTTCGATGCCATCCTGTGTGACCTGATGATGCCGGGCATGAGTGGGATGGACTTCGTGGAAGAACTGGAGCGGCTGTTGCCGGAGCTCGTGCGGCGCACGGGGCTGATGACCGGTGGGGCGTTCACCGCGCAGGCGCGAGAGTTCGTGGGCCGTCACTCGCGAGGACTGCTGGAGAAGCCCTTCGAGCGCGAGCGCCTGTGTGACTTCGTGGAGCATCTGCTTCCATGA
- a CDS encoding TIGR02757 family protein, with translation MTRRSKPSPGLSPRAADHLRARLDAFLAATDARARIGFDPVEFPHRYKDPRDIEVSALLAAALAYGRADLFRPKVDSLLRRMGDSPAAFVRALDVPGARSLLEGFVYRFNVGTDVAVLLLGMGRVLREHGTLESLFVQGLTEEGGMHGALSAFTTALRRVPMEPLRAAMGPERGLHHLLPSPLGPGAAKRLNLFLRWMVRGPDAVDFGIWKRVPPSALVIPLDTHIGRISGHLGLTQRTDLTWRTAEEVTAALRVLDAQDPVRYDFALCHYGMSGACPSRPVVENCERCALLPACRVGPRVVAAATRRVSKASRPKGA, from the coding sequence GTGACACGCCGTTCGAAGCCGTCCCCAGGATTGAGCCCCCGGGCCGCCGACCACCTGCGCGCCCGGCTTGATGCCTTCCTGGCGGCCACCGACGCTCGAGCCCGCATCGGCTTCGACCCGGTGGAGTTTCCCCACCGCTACAAGGACCCCCGCGACATCGAGGTGAGCGCGCTGCTCGCCGCCGCGCTCGCTTATGGGCGCGCGGACCTGTTCCGCCCCAAGGTGGACTCCCTGTTGCGCCGGATGGGGGACTCTCCGGCCGCGTTCGTCCGCGCGCTGGATGTCCCGGGTGCCAGGTCCTTGCTGGAGGGCTTCGTCTATCGCTTCAACGTGGGCACCGACGTCGCCGTGCTCCTGCTGGGCATGGGGCGCGTGCTGCGGGAGCACGGGACGCTCGAGTCCCTCTTCGTCCAGGGGCTCACGGAAGAGGGCGGGATGCACGGTGCCCTGAGCGCGTTCACCACCGCGCTGCGGCGTGTCCCCATGGAGCCGTTGCGCGCCGCGATGGGGCCAGAGCGAGGCCTGCACCACCTGCTGCCCTCGCCGCTGGGGCCGGGGGCCGCCAAGCGCTTGAACCTCTTCCTGCGCTGGATGGTCCGCGGCCCGGACGCGGTGGACTTCGGCATCTGGAAGCGGGTGCCCCCGTCAGCGCTGGTGATTCCCCTGGATACGCACATCGGGCGTATCTCGGGACACCTGGGCCTCACCCAGCGCACGGACTTGACGTGGCGCACGGCGGAAGAGGTGACGGCCGCGCTGCGTGTGCTCGATGCGCAGGACCCTGTCCGCTACGACTTCGCCCTGTGTCACTACGGGATGAGCGGGGCGTGCCCCTCGCGACCTGTCGTGGAGAACTGCGAGCGGTGCGCGTTGCTGCCCGCCTGCCGTGTGGGACCGCGAGTGGTGGCAGCCGCGACCCGACGGGTCTCCAAGGCCTCGCGACCGAAGGGTGCCTGA
- a CDS encoding M20/M25/M40 family metallo-hydrolase, with the protein MHMKRMASLVMMLGCVSAYAKAPEREVWITLGSDALSEVNAAFIVAGAKTPSLAGQKGGVVALKIPESQIDRVSRVMHDKLNRCGGFLYHDTEAAALSELSSGGAALVPSSLAVNYTLDNAPVVNTLISGMAESNILASITHLSSYTTRYYTSTTGVQAANWIKSQWEGYAGARAQAGGDVTVELFTHAAFAQPSVILTIQGTTTPSEIVVLGGHLDSTNLSSGGAPGADDDASGIATLSEVIRVAMATGYKPAKTVKFMAYAAEEVGLRGSKEIADSHKNSGANVIGVLQLDMTNYKGSTVDIALMTDFTNAAQNAFVGNLISTYVSGVTWTNSSCGYGCSDHASWNSAGFAASMPFEALMGQHNPAIHSADDTLARSNNTATHALKFAKMAGAYVAELAKGTATLSDSIPPTVALTGPLDGASVTGTVTLSATAADNTGIGRVEFLVDGNIVGTATTSPYSASWNSAAVANGSHTIVAKAYDLIGNNTTSTAATVTSSNASSNAIFDTVLRAPRCSNVSNMCDSTTLLNGRAGLGPEQNAPNTINNSCADGVSGAYHTDESNDRIKVSTVSGAPFAPGEVVRVEATVWVFAIRPDKLDLYYTANANSPVWTKIATLSATATGQQTLSATYTLPAGQLQAVRARFRYNGSAAPCGTTSYDDHDDLVFAVNP; encoded by the coding sequence ATGCACATGAAGCGAATGGCTTCGTTGGTGATGATGCTTGGTTGTGTCTCGGCGTACGCGAAGGCGCCGGAGCGAGAGGTGTGGATCACCCTCGGCTCCGACGCTCTTTCGGAGGTGAACGCCGCGTTCATCGTCGCGGGGGCGAAGACGCCGTCGCTGGCGGGGCAGAAGGGCGGGGTCGTCGCGCTGAAGATTCCCGAGTCGCAGATCGACCGCGTCTCCCGGGTGATGCACGACAAGCTCAACCGCTGTGGCGGCTTCCTCTACCACGACACGGAGGCCGCGGCCCTCTCAGAGCTGTCCTCTGGCGGCGCGGCGTTGGTTCCCAGCTCCCTGGCGGTCAACTACACGCTCGACAACGCCCCGGTGGTCAACACGCTCATCTCCGGCATGGCCGAGTCCAACATCCTGGCCAGCATCACCCACCTCTCCAGCTACACCACGCGCTACTACACCTCCACCACGGGTGTGCAGGCTGCCAACTGGATCAAGAGCCAGTGGGAAGGGTACGCGGGGGCGCGCGCGCAGGCCGGTGGCGACGTGACGGTGGAGTTGTTCACCCACGCCGCGTTCGCACAGCCGTCCGTCATCCTCACCATCCAGGGCACCACGACGCCCTCGGAGATTGTCGTCCTGGGCGGGCACCTGGACTCCACCAACCTCTCGAGTGGCGGGGCTCCGGGCGCGGATGACGACGCGTCGGGTATCGCGACGCTGTCCGAGGTCATTCGCGTGGCGATGGCCACCGGGTACAAGCCGGCCAAGACGGTGAAGTTCATGGCCTACGCCGCCGAGGAAGTGGGCCTGCGCGGCTCCAAGGAGATCGCCGACTCGCACAAGAATTCGGGTGCGAACGTCATCGGCGTGCTCCAACTGGACATGACGAACTACAAGGGCTCCACCGTCGACATCGCGCTGATGACGGACTTCACCAACGCGGCGCAGAACGCCTTCGTCGGTAACCTCATCAGCACCTACGTTTCGGGCGTGACGTGGACCAACTCGTCGTGTGGTTACGGCTGCTCGGACCACGCGTCGTGGAACAGCGCGGGCTTCGCCGCGTCCATGCCCTTCGAGGCGCTGATGGGCCAGCACAACCCGGCCATCCACTCGGCCGACGACACGCTGGCGCGCAGCAACAACACCGCGACGCACGCGCTCAAGTTCGCGAAGATGGCGGGCGCGTACGTGGCGGAGCTGGCCAAGGGCACCGCGACGCTCTCCGACAGCATCCCTCCGACCGTGGCGCTGACGGGCCCGTTGGATGGCGCCTCCGTGACGGGCACCGTCACGCTGTCCGCCACCGCGGCCGACAACACGGGCATCGGCCGCGTGGAGTTCCTCGTGGATGGCAACATCGTGGGGACCGCCACCACGTCTCCGTATTCGGCGTCGTGGAACTCCGCGGCCGTCGCCAACGGCAGCCACACCATCGTCGCGAAGGCGTATGACCTCATCGGAAACAACACCACCAGCACCGCCGCGACGGTGACGAGCAGCAACGCCAGCAGCAACGCGATTTTCGACACGGTGCTGCGCGCGCCGCGCTGCTCCAACGTGTCCAACATGTGTGACTCCACCACGCTGCTCAACGGCCGCGCGGGACTGGGGCCCGAGCAGAACGCGCCCAACACCATCAACAACTCGTGCGCGGACGGCGTCTCCGGCGCGTACCACACCGACGAGTCCAACGACCGCATCAAGGTGTCCACGGTGAGCGGCGCGCCCTTCGCCCCGGGCGAGGTGGTTCGCGTCGAGGCCACCGTCTGGGTCTTCGCCATCCGCCCGGACAAGCTGGACCTCTACTACACGGCGAACGCCAACAGCCCGGTGTGGACGAAGATCGCCACCCTCTCGGCGACCGCGACGGGCCAGCAGACGCTGTCGGCCACGTACACGTTGCCCGCCGGTCAACTCCAGGCCGTGCGCGCCCGCTTCCGCTACAACGGCAGCGCCGCGCCGTGTGGCACCACCTCCTACGACGACCACGACGACCTGGTGTTCGCGGTCAATCCGTAG
- a CDS encoding molybdenum cofactor biosynthesis protein B, which produces MHVSAFVVTCSDSRDAARDASGKVLRDGLESAGHNIAGYLVVKDDPEAIRGAVAEAQAAGARALLFTGGTGIGRRDTTVETLRALFEKELPGFGELFRMLSYRQIGSAAMMSRATAGTYQGMMIFALPGSPQAARLALDALILPELGHAVRELTR; this is translated from the coding sequence GTGCATGTCAGTGCTTTCGTGGTGACGTGCTCGGACAGCCGTGACGCCGCGCGTGATGCCAGCGGCAAGGTCCTACGGGACGGGTTGGAGTCCGCGGGACACAACATCGCTGGATACCTCGTCGTGAAGGACGACCCGGAAGCCATTCGGGGCGCGGTGGCGGAAGCCCAGGCCGCGGGTGCACGGGCACTGCTCTTCACAGGAGGCACTGGCATCGGCCGGCGAGACACCACCGTGGAAACGCTTCGGGCCTTGTTCGAGAAGGAACTGCCCGGCTTCGGTGAACTCTTCCGGATGTTGTCGTACCGCCAGATTGGCAGCGCCGCGATGATGTCGCGAGCGACCGCAGGCACGTATCAGGGAATGATGATCTTCGCGCTTCCCGGCTCACCGCAGGCCGCGCGCCTCGCGCTCGACGCGCTCATCCTCCCCGAGCTGGGCCACGCAGTGCGAGAGCTCACTCGTTAG
- a CDS encoding Rieske (2Fe-2S) protein, whose amino-acid sequence MTKIKLGPADFAEKEMRGYEVGKRNVCIAKIHGRYKGLDDWCNHAGCLLSGGRIEDNMVVCPCHEVGFDMDTGRNETSPGVCDDQPTVVVEVQDGALVVDLPDNP is encoded by the coding sequence ATGACGAAGATCAAGCTCGGACCGGCGGACTTCGCCGAAAAGGAAATGCGCGGCTACGAAGTGGGCAAGCGCAACGTCTGCATCGCGAAGATTCACGGCCGATACAAGGGCCTTGATGATTGGTGCAACCACGCGGGGTGTCTGCTCTCCGGTGGTCGCATCGAGGACAACATGGTCGTCTGCCCGTGTCACGAGGTCGGGTTCGACATGGACACGGGCCGGAACGAGACCTCCCCGGGGGTCTGTGATGACCAGCCGACAGTGGTGGTGGAGGTCCAGGACGGCGCGCTCGTCGTCGACCTCCCCGACAATCCCTGA
- the polX gene encoding DNA polymerase/3'-5' exonuclease PolX, which translates to MTAPIVDKATVAQVLRDISLLLQLQGENGFRSRAYDMGADRILGLTQELGPLVSEGRLESLPGIGPALAEKITELVTTGRMTYFDDLRAKFPPGLLELMKLPDLGPRKVATLWKELGIGSIEDLELACRESRVRQLKGFGEKSQAKILEGITLYRRAKGERKLLGEVLPIAEALLERVRASPGVVRASLGGSVRRQAETVADVDIIASAPDPIPVLDALASSPGVASVLGKGDSKCSVRMEAGDLQVDLRVLPDEDFATALHHFTGSKAHHIRLRNLAHERGLKISEWGVHRDDGTKVPVADEAALYALLDMQYVPPELREDNGEVEAALARKLPTDLVTMKDVLGAVHAHTTWSDGRNTLEEMALAAKALGLKYLTITEHSEAAIYAGGLKVEALQRQWEEIDRINEKVPEVRLLKGIEVDILESGALDYEDKVLEQLEVVIASIHVRHSMDEDQMTRRVLAALDNPHLHILGHPTGRLLQSREPYPLRMEEVLARAAERGVAVEINGKPARLDIKAEYVRKATQLGVKLVVSCDAHRQEDLGNLAFAVATARRGWARKDEVLNTLPAERFLAALRARR; encoded by the coding sequence GTGACCGCGCCCATCGTCGACAAAGCCACCGTTGCCCAGGTCCTCCGGGACATCTCCCTGCTCCTCCAGCTCCAGGGTGAAAATGGCTTCCGCTCCCGTGCCTACGACATGGGCGCGGACCGCATCCTCGGGCTCACCCAGGAACTGGGCCCCCTCGTCTCCGAAGGCCGTCTGGAGAGCCTCCCAGGCATCGGCCCCGCGCTCGCCGAGAAAATCACCGAGCTGGTGACCACCGGACGGATGACCTACTTCGACGACCTGCGGGCGAAGTTCCCCCCAGGTCTGCTCGAGCTCATGAAGCTGCCCGACCTCGGTCCGCGCAAGGTCGCGACGCTCTGGAAGGAGCTGGGCATCGGGAGCATCGAAGACCTCGAGCTCGCCTGCCGCGAAAGTCGCGTGCGTCAGCTGAAAGGCTTCGGAGAGAAGAGCCAGGCGAAAATCCTGGAGGGCATCACCCTGTACCGGCGAGCGAAAGGCGAGCGCAAGCTGCTGGGCGAAGTGCTCCCCATCGCCGAAGCCCTGCTCGAGCGCGTGCGCGCATCCCCCGGCGTGGTGCGCGCGAGCCTCGGCGGAAGCGTGCGCCGCCAGGCGGAGACCGTGGCGGACGTGGACATCATCGCCTCGGCTCCGGACCCCATCCCCGTCCTGGACGCGCTGGCGTCCTCGCCCGGCGTCGCCTCCGTGCTGGGCAAGGGCGACAGCAAGTGCTCCGTGCGCATGGAGGCCGGAGACCTCCAGGTGGACCTGCGTGTCCTCCCGGACGAGGACTTCGCCACCGCCTTGCACCACTTCACCGGCTCCAAGGCCCACCACATCCGTCTGCGCAACCTGGCCCACGAGCGAGGACTCAAGATCTCCGAGTGGGGCGTCCACCGCGACGACGGCACCAAGGTCCCCGTGGCCGACGAAGCGGCGCTCTACGCACTCCTGGACATGCAGTACGTCCCACCGGAGCTGCGCGAGGACAACGGCGAGGTGGAGGCCGCGCTCGCGCGAAAGCTGCCCACGGACCTGGTCACGATGAAAGACGTGCTGGGCGCGGTCCACGCGCACACCACCTGGTCCGACGGCAGGAACACGCTGGAGGAGATGGCGCTCGCCGCGAAGGCGCTCGGCCTGAAGTACCTCACCATCACCGAGCACAGCGAGGCGGCCATCTACGCCGGTGGCCTCAAGGTGGAGGCCCTCCAGCGACAGTGGGAGGAGATCGACCGCATCAACGAGAAGGTCCCCGAGGTCCGGCTGCTCAAGGGCATCGAGGTCGACATCCTGGAGTCCGGCGCGCTCGACTACGAGGACAAGGTGTTGGAGCAGTTGGAGGTCGTCATCGCCTCCATCCACGTGCGGCACAGCATGGACGAGGACCAGATGACCCGGCGTGTGCTCGCCGCGCTGGACAATCCGCACCTGCACATTCTCGGACATCCCACCGGACGGCTCCTGCAGAGCCGCGAGCCGTACCCGTTGCGCATGGAGGAAGTGCTGGCACGCGCCGCCGAGCGCGGTGTTGCCGTGGAGATCAACGGCAAGCCCGCACGCCTCGACATCAAGGCCGAGTACGTCCGGAAGGCAACCCAACTGGGCGTGAAGCTGGTGGTGAGCTGTGATGCGCACCGACAGGAGGACCTGGGCAACCTGGCCTTCGCGGTGGCCACCGCCCGACGAGGCTGGGCTCGAAAGGACGAGGTGTTGAACACCCTGCCCGCCGAACGCTTCCTCGCGGCACTGCGCGCCCGGCGGTGA
- a CDS encoding serine protease translates to MSRLFPLALVLCLCALPAASSESGRPSRADLQRVMEHHRRSVVKILGPRRAGTGVFVGTAGQVLTSMEPVGEEYVGLSVATVEHEGQALPARVLLANATLKVAVVAAPDGTYPAVPVRLLKDGDTLEGRWLVGVIPGARSRPEKPETAQATRAPAPFYDVPLALPPGSPVFDSDGRLVAVVVQRTRRGCRVLPMGEVKLTLAASDKP, encoded by the coding sequence ATGTCCCGCCTGTTTCCGCTCGCCCTCGTCCTCTGCCTTTGCGCCCTGCCCGCCGCTTCGTCGGAATCGGGGCGGCCCTCCCGCGCCGACCTCCAGCGGGTGATGGAGCACCACCGCCGCTCGGTGGTGAAGATCCTGGGCCCCCGGCGCGCGGGCACCGGCGTCTTCGTGGGCACCGCCGGACAGGTCCTCACCTCCATGGAGCCCGTGGGTGAGGAGTACGTGGGCCTGAGCGTCGCCACCGTGGAGCATGAGGGACAGGCCCTCCCCGCGCGGGTGTTGCTCGCCAACGCGACGCTCAAGGTCGCAGTCGTCGCCGCCCCGGATGGCACCTACCCCGCGGTGCCGGTGCGTCTGCTCAAGGACGGAGACACCCTGGAAGGACGCTGGCTGGTGGGCGTCATTCCCGGAGCCCGGAGCCGCCCCGAGAAGCCGGAGACGGCCCAGGCCACCCGCGCCCCGGCGCCCTTCTATGACGTGCCCCTCGCACTGCCTCCCGGCAGCCCCGTGTTCGACTCGGACGGACGGCTGGTCGCGGTGGTGGTGCAGCGCACCCGGCGCGGTTGCAGGGTGTTGCCCATGGGCGAGGTGAAGCTGACCCTCGCCGCTTCAGACAAACCATGA
- the mrtX gene encoding myxosortase MrtX, translating to MTQTVATPWRPSAVQEALGLWALGFAGIIAAFLAFGGTSIPKLVATVGFLYLPLIPMRWRDEDYRDYGLTARAWREDVRLFLIVSAIIGPLFFLGFAGFAELLPHLPEAVARHLTPLGGEVHFQWRMPARFGEWVVDQLFVVALPEEFFYRGYLQTRLRDAWPQGRKFLGVRLGPAFWLTAVLFALGHLAIFQAWRLSVFFPALLFGWMRERTGTVIGAALFHAACNLFIRVLEVSFFGGA from the coding sequence ATGACCCAGACGGTGGCGACCCCTTGGCGCCCCAGTGCCGTGCAGGAAGCCCTTGGTCTCTGGGCCTTGGGGTTCGCCGGCATCATCGCCGCGTTCCTCGCCTTCGGAGGCACCAGCATCCCCAAGCTGGTGGCGACGGTGGGCTTTCTCTACCTGCCGCTCATCCCCATGCGCTGGCGCGATGAGGATTACCGCGACTACGGCCTGACCGCGCGCGCGTGGCGCGAGGACGTGCGGCTGTTCCTCATCGTCTCCGCGATCATCGGCCCCCTCTTCTTCCTGGGCTTCGCCGGGTTCGCTGAGCTCCTCCCGCATCTGCCCGAGGCCGTCGCGCGGCACCTCACCCCCCTGGGCGGCGAGGTCCACTTCCAGTGGCGCATGCCCGCGCGCTTCGGTGAGTGGGTGGTGGACCAGCTCTTCGTCGTGGCGCTGCCCGAGGAGTTCTTCTACCGGGGCTATCTCCAGACACGTCTGCGGGATGCGTGGCCCCAGGGACGCAAGTTCCTGGGCGTGAGGCTGGGCCCGGCCTTCTGGCTGACCGCGGTGCTGTTCGCCCTGGGCCATCTGGCCATCTTCCAGGCCTGGCGACTGTCCGTCTTCTTCCCCGCACTGCTCTTCGGATGGATGCGCGAACGCACCGGCACGGTCATCGGCGCGGCGCTCTTTCACGCGGCCTGCAACCTCTTCATCCGGGTTCTGGAGGTATCCTTCTTCGGAGGGGCTTGA
- a CDS encoding RDD family protein gives MSAPLPDVSVLSTEARCPLHPSDSAVAICQRCGTFACGVCLRQGPDGLSYCPSCISAAGEQLASRSDRFLANLLDIFVVFAPLAFTGFMQGFLRIARRMPVDGSSAIWGPSALLITGAVILIQLVGVARTGQSIGKHWRRIRVVQMDGSPASLATIIFVRNVLPFGVSQLTCGITGLLDIFFVFREDRRCLHDLLAGTQVVTAQPDKTPGHS, from the coding sequence ATGTCCGCGCCGCTTCCCGACGTGAGTGTGCTGTCCACCGAAGCCCGGTGTCCTCTCCACCCCTCGGACTCCGCGGTCGCCATCTGCCAGCGCTGCGGCACCTTCGCCTGCGGCGTCTGCCTGCGCCAGGGCCCGGATGGATTGTCCTACTGTCCGTCCTGCATCAGCGCGGCGGGCGAACAACTCGCGAGCCGGAGCGACCGGTTCCTGGCCAACCTGCTCGACATCTTCGTCGTCTTCGCTCCCCTGGCCTTCACGGGCTTCATGCAGGGCTTTCTCAGGATCGCACGCCGGATGCCCGTGGACGGGAGCAGCGCCATCTGGGGGCCGAGCGCCCTCCTCATCACGGGGGCCGTGATCCTCATCCAGCTGGTCGGCGTCGCACGCACAGGGCAGAGCATCGGCAAGCACTGGCGCCGCATCCGCGTGGTCCAGATGGACGGGAGCCCGGCATCACTCGCAACCATCATCTTCGTGCGCAACGTGCTTCCCTTCGGCGTGAGCCAGTTGACGTGCGGCATCACGGGCCTGCTCGATATCTTCTTCGTCTTTCGCGAGGACCGGCGCTGCCTGCATGACCTCCTCGCGGGCACCCAGGTCGTCACCGCCCAGCCAGACAAGACACCGGGACACTCTTGA